From the genome of Alicyclobacillus sp. SO9:
AGCCATCGCCGTCGAATTAGGGAGGGACGGCGGTAAAGTCGTCGTCAACTATGTTGGGCGAGAAGATGAGGCGCGGCAGACAGCCAATCTCATTCGGGAGGCCGGTGGAAACGCTGTAGTAGAACAGGCCGACGTGAGACAAAGTGCGGATGCACAACGGCTTGTGGAAACAGCTCTGGCATCCTTCGGGCGGGTGGACGTGCTTGTCAATAATGCCGGCGTAACAAGAGACGGGCTGCTGATGCGGATGAAAGACGAAGACTGGGATACAGTTCTCGATACCAACCTGAAAGGCGCATTTCATCTCATCAAGGCAGCGGTACGCCCCATGATGAAACAGAGAATGGGGAGAATCATCAATATTGCCTCTGTAGTCGGATTAATCGGCAACCCTGGCCAGGCAAATTATGTATCTGCCAAAGCAGGGTTGATTGGACTTACCAAATCCACAGCCAGAGAACTAGCTGCAAGAAATATTACTGTCAATGCAGTCGCTCCAGGGTATATCGATACAGAGATGACAGCAGCTTTGGGCCAGGACAATACTGACCTGTTGAAGAGTCAGATTCCGTTGGGAAGAGTTGGCGTACCTGAAGATGTGGCGAAAACAGTTGCTTTTTTGGCCTCGGATGACGCATCATATATAACGGGACAAGTTCTGAATGTCGACGGTGGCATGGCAATGTAGTACAATGCTCCGGTATAGTGTGAAATGCAAAACGCTATAGTATACTCGCATGGGGAGGTGAAAGCATGTCTGATACGTTCGACAGGGTAAAAAACATTATTGTCGACCGCCTGGGTGTTAAGGAAGATCAAGTGACTCTGGAGGCGACCTTTAAAGACGACTTGGGTGCGGATTCCCTCGACGTCGTAGAACTGATTATGGAATTAGAAGACGAGTTCGATTTGGAAATCTCGGACGAGGATGCGGAGAAGATTAGTAGTGTGGGAGATGTAGTTACATACATTGACCAGCATAAGTAGGCTTTTTCTTCGTGTTTTGAGAAGTCCCGAGCCAAGGCCGGGGCTTTCTCTTATATAGTTTTGTTAATTTGGTTTGTGCCGTGAAAACGGCACACATACCATCCTGAAAATGCTGGGGCTGACCAATACGGCTGCAGCTGGATGTGGGGTGAAGTTGTGAATCGGCGAGTAGTCATCACAGGAATGGGAGCAGTTACACCTATTGGCTGTGATGTAGAAAGCTTTTGGAATAATCTTAAAGCCGGAAAATCCGGTATTTCTCGTATTGATACCTTTGACGTATCTGAGTATACTACTCGGATTGCTGGAATTGTACGGGATTTTGATATCGCTCAGTATATGGACGAAAAAGAATCACGCCGACTCGATCCATTTGCAAAGTTCGCCATCGGTGCCTCAATGCAAGCTATGCAGGATGCAGGCTTAGAGATAACCGAGGAGAATGCAACGAGAATTGGTGTGTACATTGGCTCAGGGATTGGCGGGATTTCCACTCTGCTTGGAAATTATAGGATTCTGATGGAACGGGGACCGCGTAGAGTCAGCCCCTTCGTTGTACCCATGATGATTGCCAACATTGCTTCTGGACAAGTCTCC
Proteins encoded in this window:
- the fabG gene encoding 3-oxoacyl-[acyl-carrier-protein] reductase; protein product: MVKEKVSVVTGASRGIGRAIAVELGRDGGKVVVNYVGREDEARQTANLIREAGGNAVVEQADVRQSADAQRLVETALASFGRVDVLVNNAGVTRDGLLMRMKDEDWDTVLDTNLKGAFHLIKAAVRPMMKQRMGRIINIASVVGLIGNPGQANYVSAKAGLIGLTKSTARELAARNITVNAVAPGYIDTEMTAALGQDNTDLLKSQIPLGRVGVPEDVAKTVAFLASDDASYITGQVLNVDGGMAM
- the acpP gene encoding acyl carrier protein; this encodes MSDTFDRVKNIIVDRLGVKEDQVTLEATFKDDLGADSLDVVELIMELEDEFDLEISDEDAEKISSVGDVVTYIDQHK